In Hydractinia symbiolongicarpus strain clone_291-10 chromosome 4, HSymV2.1, whole genome shotgun sequence, the following proteins share a genomic window:
- the LOC130641881 gene encoding N-acetylated-alpha-linked acidic dipeptidase 2-like: MNIKSILPWILLAIVFFCIGIGIGFAVGKNKYDKDEEKTTTPTIKLTSKQLEKERFKKHKTIFDQMKAENIKENLRYLTKLPHSPGSERNKELGENLLKKWKEQGFDKAESFKYNIYLSNPKAPGEISIWNGSALERKLVINTEPPYDKSERDGTVLYPFNAFSGAGSATGELVYGNYGRDSDFKDLEDAGIDVAGKIMIFRYGKTSRSLKVKRSELRGVLGVIIYSDPYDHTYPGEEYPHGWMLNRYAVQRGTINRLPGDALSLGYPSKDGYFRKSESKYSGNPKIPSQPISYAHAYEILRSMKNTSIPLPSGFQGGLNFTYALTSGEGRNVTVKVSTELETKESYTICATLYGSEEPDRYVLIGNHRDAWTYGASDPSSGTATMMEIVRILGNYKKTTGWRPKRSIMACSWGTEEPGILGSTEWADENHKFLTHKVALYINVDMAVEGNFTLRIKALKMVSDSIYSVTKEIEAPDDASKTLYEDWLIKSARLKNTTVEKLKKPSLSVPASGSDYKALWHTYGTTMTDLRYLFSKIDYPRLPQNPHYHTMYESFGWMSKFVDPEYKYHLTIGKLWMGQALRFADADIIPFDLQAYMEQVKEYFDRFEKKYRTMLKPRSISLAIANQSLNALIAKTKQFHEMLSGMKNSDYKPYKLRAINDKIMNFEKNFILSTLSSETLSARHVVFATTGNKLYSEKFPGISEAIFFASKDPANDWDEVRKQITLVAWCFDTANRSLNLDESTMSA; this comes from the exons ATGAATATTAAATCTATCTTACCATGGATTCTATTGgctattgttttcttttgtattgGCATTGGAATTGGATTTGCAGTTGGGAAGAATAAATACGACAAGGACGAAGAAAAAACAACGACACCGACAATAAAACTGACGTCGAAACAACtggaaaaagaaagatttaaaaaGCATAAAACCATTTTTGATCAAATGAAAGCAGAGAATATTAAGGAAAATTTGAG GTACCTAACCAAATTACCTCATTCTCCTGGAAGCGAAAGGAACAAGGAGTTAGgagaaaatcttttaaaaaaatggaaagagCAGGGTTTTGACAAAGCTGAGTCTTTCAAATACAACATATATCTTTCTAATCCAAAAGCGCCAGGTGAGATATCGATATGGAATGGTTCAGCACTGGAAAGGAAGTTGGTAATCAACACAGAACCACCTTATGATAAGTCTGAAAGGGATGGAACCGTTTTATATCCGTTTAACGCATTTTCTGGAGCTGGAAGCGCTACG GGTGAACTGGTCTATGGGAATTATGGCAGAGATTCAGATTTCAAAGATTTAGAAGATGCAGGAATTGACGTTGCTggaaaaataatgatttttcgATATGGAAAGACATCACGCTCACTAAAG GTAAAAAGATCAGAATTGCGAGGTGTACTTGGTGTTATTATATATTCGGATCCCTACGATCATACATACCCAGGAGAAGAGTACCCACATGGTTGGATGTTAAACAGATATGCTGTTCAAAGAGGAACCATAAACAGACTACCTGGCGACGCCTTGTCTTTGGGATATCCATCGAAAG ATGGTTATTTTCGGAAGAGTGAATCCAAATACAGTGGAAATCCAAAGATTCCATCACAACCTATTTCGTACGCACATGCGTATGAGATTTTAAG GTCAATGAAGAATACAAGTATACCTCTACCATCAGGTTTTCAAGGTGGATTAAATTTTACATATGCTTTGACATCAGGCGAAGGAAg GAATGTAACAGTGAAAGTATCAACAGAACTAGAAACTAAAGAATCATACACCATTTGTGCTACTCTTTATGGAAGTGAGGAACCAG ATAGATACGTGCTCATTGGCAATCATCGCGATGCTTGGACATATGGTGCATCAGATCCATCAAGCGGTACAGCTACCATGATGGAGATAGTAAGAATCTTAGGAAATTACAAGAAAACTACAG GTTGGAGACCTAAACGAAGCATTATGGCATGCAGCTGGGGCACAGAAGAACCAGGCATTCTTGGATCAACAGAGTGGGCAGAT GAGAATCACAAGTTTCTGACACACAAGGTTGCGCTTTATATAAATGTTGACATGGCTGTTGAGG GAAATTTTACACTTCGTATAAAAGCCTTAAAGATGGTCAGTGACAGCATATACAGCGTCACAAAAGAA ATAGAAGCACCAGATGATGCATCTAAAACGTTGTATGAAGATTGGCTAATAAAATCAGCACGGTTGAAGAATACCACTgttgaaaagttgaaaaaaccGTC aTTGTCTGTCCCCGCTAGTGGAAGCGACTATAAAGCACTTTGGCATACCTATGGTACAACTATGACAGACTTGAGGTATCTCTTCAGTAAG ATTGATTATCCAAGATTACCACAGAATCCTCATTACCATACAATGTACGAAAGTTTTGGATGGATGTCAAAATTCGTCGACCCTGAATACAAATACCATTTGACGATTGGAAAACTTTGGATGGGACAAGCATTGCGTTTTGCTGACGCCGATATAATCCCGTTTGATTTACAAGCCTATATGGAGCAAGTAAAGGAATATTTTGATAGGTTTGAAAAAAAGTACAGAACTATGTTGAAGCCTAGAAGTATCTCTTTAG CGATCGCAAATCAAAGTCTCAACGCTTTGATAGCAAAAACCAAACAATTTCATGAGATGTTGAGTGGGATGAAGAACAGTGACTACAA GCCTTACAAGCTTCGAGCCATCAATGATAAAATTATGAATTTTGAAAAGAATTTCATCCTGAGTACATTATCATCAGAAACGCTATCGGCAAG acaTGTTGTTTTTGCAACAACCGGCAACAAACTCTACTCAGAAAAATTTCCTGGCATTAGCGAAGCAATTTTTTTCGCATCAAAAGATCCGGCAAACGATTGGGACGAAGTTCGAAAACAAATTACGTTAGTCGCATGGTGTTTCGACACAGCTAACCGATCTCTAAATTTAGACGAATCGACCATGTCAGCGTAG